Genomic DNA from Salvia splendens isolate huo1 unplaced genomic scaffold, SspV2 ctg557, whole genome shotgun sequence:
CCATACTAAAAAAACTCCTATCTTGCACGACTCCCACCTCCAGACCCATTAGATTACTGCTGGTGAGATATTTTATACTGAAGTTTGACGCTTCATCCTCAAGGTTAATAGCACTGCCATCTTCATCCCTCAGAGGTTGAGCCTCAAATGTATTCAACACAACCTAAATATCCAGATTTGAGAAAGCATGGTGAGCAATTCATCTATTTTGCAGGATGTTAAGACAACTCCAGTAAAAGAATTTACCATCAAACTAGAAGTAAATTTTTGCCACTTTGTAACGGTGGAAGCAAGAGAAGCAGGATTGGAAAAGGATTCCTGGATAGCAAAGTGAAACATCAATAGTGCACAGACCAATATTACAATAAAATAGCTTGGAGATGAAGCAAAGCGAATAGCTCTGGGCTAATATTTGGGGTGATTGAATTTCAATAGTATCGAagaatttctttattttctttactacaaaaaaaatgttattcaGCGTATAATTGTTTAATATCATAAAAGTGCATAGTTTCCTTATGCGTAATTGGCATAATAAGTCATATTAAGTCACCACAAATAACAGTATACAGATCTCACAAGATACAAAGTCAAGTTATGCCTTCCACATTTTTATGAATGACAGGAGTTGACAAAAGGATAAGCTGCCAACATTTCCAAACTAGTGAACTGAATATCTTCATCACCACGCAAAACATCTTAATTAAGCTTTGAATATGTGATAGTTGAAGGCATAAGTCAAAACAATATCTAGCCCATCCCACCATCACAAATTGAGAGAGGGTGACAATAATTTCCACAAATAAAAGTTAATAGGTTTACTTCATTGACAATTAAGTATCCAGCTTCTAGTTCTCATTTCAGTTATACTTCTCGCTATTCCAACATTATAAAAGTTGTTCACTAGCTGCCATAGGTAGATACGAGATTTTCACCAATGCAAGAAATTCTATGtcattaattgaataaaaaaaactacgTAATTCAACAGATATTTCAAAAGGATGACAACCAATTctcctttgattttttgttttcaaGTTTGGAAGTTCAGAAAACATCTACTCTGGTAGGTGACAAATAATGGTGAACTAATACATGTTTCCAGGCTAGACAAAGAACAGCAAATAAGTATAATGTTAAAACTAATGCACATTGCCAGGTAATTGTAAACTATTCGGAGTACAATGTTTTCAAACAATTAGATTTCACTCATGCCCACCAACCTGTAAACTCAAAAGGTTTTGTAAAAGTTGAAATCAATAGAACTACCTGAAAGTGGACAAGTCAATTTTAAAGGTTGATAGTTAGAACAAGATGAACTTGGAAACGGAATAGGAGACATTGGAAATTGAAAACAAAGGGTTACTTTCTGGGGCTTCTTTTTCATATTTGGTCTCATTTGACGTATTAAAAACTCCTTTGATATTGACAGCTGCCAGAAAGGGAGAGATGATAAATTAACtggtgaaaaaaataaataaaagcaaTGGAGCAACTACCTATTGCCAGCAAAAACTACCTGAACGTTCTGATAATGGGAAAAAATGAGCAAGAAACATAATAATTCGTCCACAGAACACAACATCATTTGCCTGCAAGCCCATTTACATAAATATAAGTATTTCAGATTCAGACATAACAAATATTATGATGTAGAAAGTCATTATGCTGAACAGAGTGTAACAAGATATCATGGAAAGCTAGGATTACAGTGCATTTGCagtgatttaaaattttaccACTTGTAGTTGAAACATTCTGCCGACTGCCAAAAGTTAATAGAATTTCATTTAACAAGCTTTCAGTATAATGCAAGTCCTAAATGTAAATGCACATCCGCCTCCTGTAAAATCCAAATCTGACTCCACAGCCTGATCCTCGAATTAGTTTTTTAACAGAAACAACAAGAAACTACACCTGATACTTTAATTGCCAAATAGTAAGCAAGCATGAAGAAAGAGGAAAATTACAGAGGAAAAAGCAAGAAGTATTATGCATTTATATCCTAGACCATGTTGCTCAATGCTCATATAGTCAACTTTGTTCTACGTATGGAGAAGATCCAATGTCGTTATGTTATATATTAGACAGCTAAGTTTCTGAGAGCTACATAAATCTTGatattaagaaaatatcatCTAGATTATTTACAAGAAGTGAAGTATGGCTGAGAGAGGAACGCAACATTCCAACCGAAAAATTACACAGAGTTCTCAATAATCTATAAATAAACATAATGATTAAACAAGAGATCGAACCTTTGATAGACGACGAAGTAGCTGATTGCATGTTCTCAGCATAACAAGCTTCCCTCTGGCAAAGAGCTCTGGCTAtgtaacacataaaataaaagcaTAAAATTGTGGGGGTAGAACAGGTAACAAATCCAGGAAGAAGAGAAATGTTTGTAAGATGCTGATACATGACTCATGAGGTAGAATGTACAGAAGCAATACCACAAGTATAATGAAGCCTACCTTGCCAAGAATGTCTTGTTTACTTTCAATGTACCCAAAAATGTCTTCGCAGTTCCTCATTGTAGACATCTCTGTCAAATCTTCCAAAAGCTGGAAAATCATGCCACCTTCAATATGTTCTTTCTCACAGAGGTATAATACAATGTCTACAAGGAAGAACAATAGCACAAAAGATTAGAAAGCGGTAAGAAAAGCAAGGTATCTTGATCTTTCTTTGGGTATAATTCAGATTTTAGAAGCAATAACTCCATCCTTAATCACCTACAATGGTTCATGGTTGAAATTTAGTTGGAAAGATTCCACATTGccaaaagaaaaggaaatagtgAGCAGGCAGAAAGTAGTTCAAGAACAGAGTAAACAGAAGCAGgggaaatcaaataaatatgtaaacactatacacaccaAGAATTGCCGGCTTTATCTGAAATTAAAGTTTTCTAGCAATCAAATTAGATTAAAAATGCTAGTATGTCCTTCCATAGGAGAGCAGAACATATAATTTGGCAAATGCCACTTCAAGGAATATATGTTAACACAGCGCCATCATTGCCATGGGAAAGCAAAAGAACAATATTCCAAAGTTCAGTATTCGTTTTTTTCAATTAGTCTAGTTTTCCAGTCCCCTCAAACTCATTTTCCACCATCACATTTTGAGCCGCAACTTATTGAGCAGTTCTTGCACACATCTTCTTACAATACTAGTTGTTTGGGTATGACGATATGGTAAAATTTAAACTTTTCTTCTGTCAATTATGCAATGGCAACTTTAGTCCTCGAAAGACTAAGACTTGGTATCATCTTTTTGTGTGCTAAGGCAGCGAGTCCTTAAAGTGACTGACGTAAACAAAACCCACTTTTCACATGCTAACATTGTTAAGACAATGAAATCCTGATAGAACTTCACTCATCGCTAGCTTAGCCTTACACCATCTCTTAGCTAAAACCTAAATTAGCAGCATTTAGTTATTAAACCAGTTCTTTTTGTCACCCATATTTTCCAGATTAAAAAGTGCCAGAGCAGATGAGCAACAACTTGGAGAAAAATTTATAACTTGATATAAGCAAGTACTTCCTATCTTAAAACCCAAATATTGTCCATATCTTAAGATAATATAAGGACAAAATGGACTCCTTCAGCTAACACAACTATCATCCTTACATCTCCCTGTAAACTCACTGGACTATCCAgcagagagaaaaagaagcTACCAAAATCCTTACACAAAGCAGAatgttaaaaattaaaaacacacTCACCAAGAAGACGAGGAATTTGACCAGGACGTGCATCCTCATCAGCTATGGATTGACCAAATAGCATAATTGCCTCACCTGACTGAACTGCATCTGACTGCAACAAAATGGTAGAGCATGTAAACGTTCAATTTATATTGACCACTCATACACACCACACCAATTAGAATGGCTGCCTAGACCTCGAACGTAAATTCATTAGAACACAAGCTAGTGTTTCTAATCAATTGGACATGTTTTCTCTGAGTTACAATTCACACACAAGCACCGGAAATGACTTAAACCCACAACCCATTGGTTTGAGAGGAAGCGTCTAACCAACTAAGTTGCAATTCATCGTCCAATTGCACATATTTCAACATTACATAAGTTCCAATATTTAAGTTGTCAACACTAACGGCCGGTCAATAGCTTTTGTCTAGATTAAGTTGTATTTAGTACCAAAACTCCACACGATGTGTACCAATTAGCAACTGAAAGtctcaaaacatcaaatttcAATCACCAACACTAGCAATTCCTGGTCGAAAATGTTTAGAAGTAGAGAATATACTAAGACAGGAATGTGGTGTTACCACAAGTTCTTGAAGCAAAGTCCGCAGAATATTCTCCAACAGCATATTTTCATCTTGAACGAGTTTCACTTGCTTCTGCAAGGAACATAAAATACACTCAATACAAACAGCTAAAATACAATTCCATGAAAAAATCGAAAACAAAAGTAAAACTAGTTTTTGGGGGTTTCCCCTGAATTAGTTGGATTCATCAACTCACAACATTCAAATTAATGTATTTCTGCTTCGAACCTGGGGTTTTATAACTTGCTGCACAGTCTGGAGAGCGAAATCTTGAGGCGGCCCTGGATGCAGAATTGCCTTCCTGAATAAATCCTGGCGCGCACagggttttttctatttttgttctaaaatagaacttagattcctcgtttgttcaagcgttttttttttttccggatttgggagagacgcatgaccctcatgcgtctctttttaatgagacgcatgatcgtcatgcgtctttcatagagacgcatgagggtcatgcgtctctatttttttttcgttttttttaaacGACGCATgaaggtcatgcgtcttaggtataGACGCATCTCTCTCATGCGTCtgttgttttttaaaatataatagacgacgcatgagcgtcatgcgtcttaggtagagacgcatgaggctcatgcgtctctatgtcGAATTAAATCAGTTCCGCGAGAGGCAGAAGGCAGAATACACGCGAGAGAGAATTCTGATAGGCGACTTCCGGCGATTCCTTGGCGATTTCTTAGCGAATCCGACGATTTCCTCTCTTTTTCCGGTAAGTTTCATTCAATCCTTCAACATTCCTtccttatttgttgttaatttgcatagtttgtttagatttcccctaatttttgtaaattagggtttataacaaATTGCTCAATTTTATCCGATTTTTTGGTGTTTAGTTAATTGTAATGGATTTTAGTGGCTAAATTCATTCTATTGTATAGTTATTCATATATTAGAGATGCttggtgttgtgattttggttgatattgaagaataaagtataggttgaattgcatattttaatttaaccttCTAATTTAGTAGCTATATGTAAATTAGGCCTTATAAAGCATGAATggtgttgaattggagtgaatcaatcatttgatttatgatttgttgttattttgaagatgaatttgaatggatatgtaatttgtgttgtaatttgtaattgttgttttgtgaatttgTACTTAGATTAGATGGAGACTTCAAGTTCTAGTGAGCAATTATTATATGGACCCGAAGACCCGTCCTTGCTAAATTTACAGAAACATCACATTTCACATAAACTCATGAAAGAGGGCACAACCCAAGTATTTAAAGTCCGAAGGACAGAAAGCAAGACTTGGGACGTCGAAATTCACGAGAATGTTAGATATTGGCTTGACGtctttggtttcaaaggcgtgatCGATTGTGGGAAGCCCATGAAGGTGGACAACGAGCTGATCACGGCGTTGATTGAGCGTTGGAGACCGGAGACGCACACTTTCCATCTACCGATCGGTGAGGCGACGATcaccttggaagatgtgcaagccaTTTGGGGCTTGAGGGCGGATGGTCGCGTTTTCACAGGGCGTGACTATCATGACAACTTTTCAGACTGGACCAGCAAGTGCCGCGatctgttgggatggataccagatacttccacagagacaaagcaaggcggtttgctgatgaccgcactgatcaaccagacaaggatgcctctgggtgatgacctacctatgtacgtatacatccaaagggcacgtatccatgccctaattttattaggaggtctcattctaccggacaccacggggtgtaaggtgccatttatgtggttgaatgGGCTTGGGGATCCAGAAGAGGTGAAGAATATTAGTTGGGGAAGTGCGGCATTGGCCTACCTTTATCATTATCTGTGCGAGGCTTCCATGGATAAGAGAAAAGAGTTGGGCGGGCCTATGATGCTTCTGCAgctatgggcgtgggaaagaatgcccacattgaggCCTGCGTTCATTGGACCAGTTGTACACGAGCCATATACACCATGTGGCGCCAGGTATAtatctaaatatttatttattaatttatattggaTTATTTGCTTACATCAAATATATGTACAGGTGGAAAGGAACAACGCAGATAGGAAATGCTCCTAGACATTCGGTTGAGCATTATCGTGACCAAATATCTCTGATTAGACCTGGCCAGGTGAGTATTATTTCGGTTTAGACTTCATTTATGAACTTATTACGGAATTATTCAGTGGCATTTGCATTGCTGTTTTGTAGTTTATCTGGACGCCATACGCACATTGCATACTGCCTGACTACTGCAATGATGTGACTGGATGCTCTCTGTGCGAGACCTACTTGGTATGTTGGGCCTATGTCGAGGCCCATGAGCCTGGACGAGTGCGACGACAGTTCAATCGGTACCAGGATATACCGCAGAATGTAGACAGGATGCTAAGGAACGCCGATCATTTAGGCAAAAATGATCGGCGTGGTAAGAAGGGCAACAACTGGGCAACCACGCATCAGTTCTACATTGGGGAGTGGGACATGAGGTACGAAAGGTTCCAAGCTGCCGAATACGCCGCACCAATGTCTTTGGATATTCCCATGAGCCCGGTTATATGGCGTGGTATAACAGAATTACAGTGACGTACATGACTCGGCCTGGGGCACGGGCCACTGCTGGGATGAATGAGTCGGCTGCTTCGATGCGACTATTTGtaagtttgttatattaaacTATATGCTTTCATGTGATATAGATTGTTTCTTATTGATATTGGTATCATTTTTTGTCTAGGTTGAGGCTTTTCAGAGGGTTTTCCATTTAACTACGGAAGACGAAATGGACCCCCGAGTGCGCCAGATTCGAGAAATTGTTAGGACTACCCTCGAAGATACGAACAACGGTGATGTCATGGAGTACCCCGCTTCTCAACATCAGGATGTGGTCATGCCGTACCAAGAAGAAGTAGTTCCACGGCGTCGTGGAGCGCGTGGTGTTCGGACTGGGGGACACGGCTACACAAAGCAGTTTAGGATGTCTCAGGCGCCTCCCGATTATGTAGCACCAGAGGCGCAGTATCAAGAGCATGACCCACCCCAGTGGTATTCACACCCGACGCATGAGTCTCAGTCGCAGTGGGACCGTCCACTGCATTCTCCAAGCCAGCCTGAGCCCGATTGGAATCGTCGCCCATATTCACAAAGCCAAGACATGTCGCAATGGAGTGGGGCCCGAGCGTCGGTCGATTCATTCTTCCAGAATTATCAGGTCATGCCTCCTGTACAAGCTGAAGAAGAAgacgatgatgaagaagaagatgacaaTATTGTCGAGGCACATGAGGAAGAAGACGTTGTTCATAGCATCCATGGCCAACCTCGTCCAGCTGCGGAGGGTTCATCACGCAGCGGGGTTGGGAAGCTCGTGAGCAAAGTGTACAAGAGACTATCTTCGAGGAAGAACAAGGGGATTGAACCGGCTAAGTACACTCCGTCGTCGTATAAGTAGCATGAAGAATGATGATATTTGGATATCTACGTTATTGTTTGGTGCTCAAATTCATGTTAATGTTTCTATGTTGATGAATTAATCATGTTTCTATTCTATTGAAAAGTcttaattgaatattaatagATTACTATTAATGAATAACTAAATAGTTTATTAATTATgtgttataaatataattaaagtagGTAAATGTGAAAATAATCcgaaaacgcccgatcgggcgaaattagtaaaatagaatcgcccgatcgggcgaacTCTCTGTATTCTGCAGTCTGCAAGTTAGAGGCGC
This window encodes:
- the LOC121790590 gene encoding serine/threonine-protein phosphatase 7 long form homolog, which produces METSSSSEQLLYGPEDPSLLNLQKHHISHKLMKEGTTQVFKVRRTESKTWDVEIHENVRYWLDVFGFKGVIDCGKPMKVDNELITALIERWRPETHTFHLPIGEATITLEDVQAIWGLRADGRVFTGRDYHDNFSDWTSKCRDLLGWIPDTSTETKQGGLLMTALINQTRMPLGDDLPMYVYIQRARIHALILLGGLILPDTTGCKVPFMWLNGLGDPEEVKNISWGSAALAYLYHYLCEASMDKRKELGGPMMLLQLWAWERMPTLRPAFIGPVVHEPYTPCGARYISKYLFINLYWIICLHQIYVQVERNNADRKCS
- the LOC121790593 gene encoding THO complex subunit 1-like translates to MDLFRKAILHPGPPQDFALQTVQQVIKPQKQVKLVQDENMLLENILRTLLQELVSDAVQSGEAIMLFGQSIADEDARPGQIPRLLDIVLYLCEKEHIEGGMIFQLLEDLTEMSTMRNCEDIFGYIESKQDILGKPELFARGKLVMLRTCNQLLRRLSKANDVVFCGRIIMFLAHFFPLSERSAVNIKGVFNTSNETKYEKEAPESSSIDFNFYKTFFAIQESFSNPASLASTVTKWQKFTSSLMVVLNTFEAQPLRDEDGSAINLEDEASNFSIKYLTSSNLMGLELKDPSFRRHILVQCLILFDYLKVLLS